In Herbaspirillum seropedicae, a single window of DNA contains:
- the erpA gene encoding iron-sulfur cluster insertion protein ErpA — protein MNAVAELQQTDMPAPINFSDSAAAKVAQLIEEEGNPDLKLRVFVQGGGCSGFQYGFTFDEIVNEDDTTMSKNGVQLLIDSMSYQYLVGAEIDYKDDLEGAQFVIKNPNATTTCGCGSSFSV, from the coding sequence ATGAATGCCGTAGCCGAACTGCAACAAACCGACATGCCCGCCCCGATCAACTTCAGCGACAGCGCAGCCGCCAAGGTGGCCCAGCTGATCGAGGAAGAAGGCAATCCCGACCTGAAACTGCGCGTGTTCGTGCAGGGTGGTGGTTGCTCGGGTTTCCAGTACGGTTTCACCTTCGATGAAATCGTCAACGAAGATGACACCACCATGAGCAAGAACGGCGTCCAGCTGTTGATCGACTCGATGAGCTACCAGTACCTGGTGGGCGCCGAGATCGACTACAAGGACGATCTGGAAGGTGCGCAATTCGTCATCAAGAACCCCAACGCCACGACCACTTGCGGTTGCGGCTCGTCGTTCTCGGTGTAA
- a CDS encoding rubredoxin, producing MCLICGWIYDEEAGLPDEGIAPGTRWDDVPINWTCPECGARKEDFEMVAI from the coding sequence ATGTGCCTGATCTGTGGTTGGATCTACGACGAAGAAGCAGGCCTGCCGGACGAAGGTATCGCCCCCGGAACGCGCTGGGACGACGTGCCCATCAACTGGACCTGCCCGGAATGCGGCGCCCGCAAGGAAGACTTCGAGATGGTGGCGATCTGA
- a CDS encoding methyl-accepting chemotaxis protein, with the protein MKLILPTRSKERAQATSPSASNSSNASAGHARIEIGPRMRLPYLHRFALRTQTRILLGILALSLAGLFLFLWLGSRLYIHATLQTHIASDLVMHSQRLGKAVPNAIQGNPEAFVQLAQSRVEFNRGLLLLTSGGTYQGNTIGLPEPAMKPALESITRLWRRSDLAAENILALQKELTGFGATLKRLNQLLPVMLDLSEQISMLQSQSRPTPREMNAASQLVMLTLRLGRSANEFLTSEGVNPETAFMLGKDITAFGDQLTSLRDGNEMLRLRPASDPDLREKLDELERVFAQYQPQIAGILGHLQNFIAAKQAERLVFVENETLKRQLTELQDDYRIALKSRSWTFWAMLVTMVMALLSAIGIALVQLQSSRNNAAAAEARRQQAELQRQLAQQEEEKAMRVNHLTQTAILRLMTELQKVADGDLTVRTTVSDDVTGAIADSVNHTVEALRALVEQVTQMASKVSQSSEQVRGTTTELGAAARAQARRIQRIAQAMLEMSMQITGISVSADESADVARHAVLAAERGERAVENAIKAMNGIREQIQETSGRITRLGESSQMIGEITELISDITERTNVLALNAAIQAASAGEAGRGFSVVAEEVQHLAERSSAATREIGALVRMIQADTRDVVVAMDKSTTGVTEGAVLSDAAGSALADIRSVSEKLAELIQGMAGSTREQAVSANGVAQQIQGILTENDIIEQSREQVSALYEELWAAARQLENSVSRFRVTVS; encoded by the coding sequence ATGAAACTGATCTTGCCCACCCGATCGAAAGAGCGGGCTCAGGCCACCTCTCCCAGCGCGTCCAATTCTTCCAACGCCTCTGCCGGGCACGCCCGGATCGAGATCGGGCCGCGCATGCGCCTGCCTTACCTGCACCGCTTCGCGCTGCGCACCCAGACGCGCATCCTGCTGGGCATCCTGGCGCTGTCCTTGGCCGGTCTGTTCCTGTTCCTGTGGCTGGGCTCGCGCCTGTACATCCACGCCACCTTGCAGACCCACATCGCCTCTGACCTGGTGATGCACTCGCAGCGCCTGGGCAAGGCCGTGCCCAACGCCATCCAGGGCAATCCCGAGGCCTTCGTGCAACTGGCCCAAAGCCGGGTCGAGTTCAACCGGGGGCTGTTGCTGCTCACCAGCGGCGGTACTTACCAGGGCAACACCATCGGCCTGCCGGAGCCGGCCATGAAGCCGGCGTTGGAGAGCATCACGCGGCTGTGGCGACGCAGCGACCTGGCCGCCGAGAACATACTCGCGCTGCAAAAGGAACTGACCGGATTTGGCGCCACCCTCAAGCGGCTCAACCAGTTGCTGCCGGTGATGCTGGACCTGAGCGAGCAGATTTCCATGCTGCAGTCGCAAAGCCGTCCCACGCCGCGCGAGATGAACGCGGCCAGCCAGCTGGTGATGCTGACCCTGCGCCTGGGCCGCAGCGCCAACGAATTCCTGACCTCCGAGGGCGTCAATCCGGAGACGGCCTTCATGCTCGGCAAGGACATCACGGCCTTCGGCGACCAGCTGACCAGCCTGCGCGACGGCAATGAGATGCTGCGCCTGCGTCCGGCCAGCGATCCCGACCTGCGCGAAAAACTCGACGAGCTTGAACGCGTCTTCGCCCAATACCAGCCGCAGATTGCCGGCATCCTCGGCCATCTGCAGAACTTCATCGCCGCCAAGCAGGCCGAGCGCCTGGTCTTCGTCGAGAACGAGACCTTGAAGCGCCAGCTCACCGAGCTCCAGGACGACTATCGGATTGCCCTCAAGTCGCGTTCCTGGACCTTCTGGGCCATGCTGGTCACGATGGTCATGGCGCTGTTGAGCGCCATCGGCATCGCCCTGGTGCAATTGCAGAGCAGCCGCAACAACGCCGCCGCCGCCGAGGCCCGCCGCCAGCAGGCGGAACTGCAGCGCCAACTGGCCCAGCAGGAGGAAGAGAAGGCCATGCGCGTCAATCATCTGACCCAGACCGCGATCCTGCGCCTGATGACCGAACTGCAGAAGGTGGCCGACGGCGACCTCACCGTACGCACCACCGTCTCCGACGACGTCACCGGCGCCATTGCCGACTCGGTCAACCACACCGTGGAGGCGCTGCGCGCGCTGGTGGAACAAGTGACCCAGATGGCCTCCAAGGTGTCGCAGAGCTCGGAGCAGGTGCGCGGCACCACCACCGAACTGGGCGCCGCAGCCCGCGCCCAGGCGCGCCGCATCCAGCGCATCGCCCAGGCCATGCTGGAGATGTCGATGCAGATCACCGGCATTTCGGTATCGGCCGACGAATCGGCCGACGTCGCCCGTCACGCGGTGCTGGCTGCGGAACGCGGCGAGCGGGCGGTGGAGAATGCGATCAAGGCCATGAACGGCATCCGTGAACAGATCCAGGAAACCTCGGGCCGCATCACTCGGCTGGGCGAGTCCTCGCAGATGATTGGCGAGATCACCGAACTGATCTCCGACATCACCGAGCGCACCAACGTGCTGGCGCTCAACGCCGCCATCCAGGCAGCCTCCGCCGGCGAGGCCGGACGCGGCTTCTCGGTGGTGGCCGAGGAAGTGCAGCACCTGGCCGAACGCTCCAGCGCCGCCACCCGCGAGATCGGCGCGCTGGTGCGCATGATCCAGGCCGATACCCGCGATGTCGTGGTGGCCATGGACAAGTCCACCACCGGCGTGACCGAAGGCGCCGTGCTCTCGGACGCGGCCGGCAGCGCCCTGGCCGATATCCGCAGCGTCTCCGAGAAGCTTGCCGAGCTCATCCAGGGCATGGCCGGTTCGACCCGCGAACAGGCGGTCTCGGCCAACGGCGTGGCGCAGCAGATTCAGGGCATCCTGACCGAAAATGACATCATCGAGCAAAGCCGGGAGCAGGTATCGGCGCTGTATGAAGAGCTGTGGGCCGCCGCGCGCCAGCTGGAAAATTCGGTGTCGCGCTTCCGCGTGACGGTGTCCTGA
- the hemL gene encoding glutamate-1-semialdehyde 2,1-aminomutase, whose protein sequence is MTKTNASLFARAQQSTPGGVNSPVRAFRSVGGTPRFIERAEGPWFWDAEGKRYIDYIGSWGPAIVGHAHPEVIQAVQQAAARGLSFGAPTEAEIEMAEEIIKLVPSIEQIRLVSSGTEATMSALRLARGATGRDKIIKFEGCYHGHADSLLVKAGSGLLTFGNPTSAGVPEDFAKHTLVLDYNDAAQLEEAFKTAGNEIACVIVEPVAGNMNLVRASDEFLRTMRRLCTEYGAILIFDEVMSGFRVARGGAQELNGIVPDLTALGKVIGGGLPVAAFGGRAEVMKHLAPLGGVYQAGTLSGNPVTVAAGMATLKIIQQPDFYTNLSTQTRKLADGLAAAAQAAGVTFAADAIGGMFGLYFDAKVPTSYAEVMQGDKERFNRFFHKMLDAGVYFAPSAFEAGFVSAQHSDAIIEETVAAAARAFSELG, encoded by the coding sequence ATGACCAAGACCAATGCTTCCCTCTTCGCCCGCGCCCAACAGAGCACGCCGGGCGGCGTCAATTCCCCGGTGCGCGCCTTCCGTTCGGTAGGCGGCACGCCGCGCTTCATCGAGCGCGCCGAAGGCCCCTGGTTCTGGGATGCCGAAGGCAAGCGCTACATCGACTACATCGGTTCCTGGGGCCCGGCCATCGTCGGTCACGCCCATCCGGAAGTGATCCAGGCGGTCCAGCAAGCCGCGGCACGCGGGCTGTCGTTCGGTGCGCCGACCGAGGCGGAAATCGAGATGGCCGAGGAAATCATCAAGCTGGTGCCGTCCATCGAGCAGATCCGCCTGGTCTCCTCCGGCACCGAGGCCACCATGAGCGCACTGCGCCTGGCCCGCGGCGCGACCGGGCGCGACAAGATCATCAAGTTCGAAGGCTGCTACCACGGCCATGCCGACTCCCTGCTGGTGAAGGCCGGCAGCGGCCTGCTGACCTTCGGCAACCCGACCTCGGCCGGTGTGCCGGAAGATTTCGCCAAGCACACGCTGGTGCTGGACTACAACGACGCCGCGCAACTGGAAGAAGCCTTCAAGACCGCCGGCAACGAGATCGCCTGCGTGATCGTGGAGCCGGTGGCCGGCAACATGAACCTGGTGCGCGCCTCGGACGAGTTCCTGCGCACCATGCGCCGCCTGTGTACCGAATACGGCGCCATCCTGATCTTCGATGAAGTGATGTCGGGCTTCCGCGTGGCGCGCGGCGGCGCGCAGGAATTGAATGGCATCGTCCCCGACCTGACGGCGCTGGGCAAGGTCATCGGCGGCGGTCTGCCGGTGGCGGCCTTTGGCGGCCGTGCCGAGGTCATGAAGCATCTGGCGCCGCTGGGTGGGGTTTACCAGGCCGGTACGCTGTCGGGCAACCCGGTCACCGTGGCCGCCGGCATGGCGACCCTGAAGATCATCCAGCAACCGGACTTCTACACCAACCTGAGCACCCAGACCCGCAAGCTGGCCGATGGCCTGGCCGCCGCCGCCCAGGCCGCTGGCGTGACGTTTGCCGCCGACGCCATCGGCGGCATGTTCGGCCTGTACTTCGACGCCAAGGTGCCGACCAGCTACGCCGAGGTCATGCAGGGCGACAAGGAACGCTTCAACCGCTTCTTCCACAAGATGCTGGACGCTGGCGTGTACTTTGCGCCCTCGGCCTTCGAAGCCGGCTTTGTCTCGGCGCAGCACAGCGACGCCATCATCGAAGAAACGGTCGCTGCCGCAGCACGCGCCTTCAGCGAGCTGGGCTGA
- a CDS encoding bactofilin family protein, producing MFTRKTKSTIDSLIGMSTSIKGDVGFKGGLRIDGHINGNINAETGQPSVLVISEHAKVVGQVHAAHLIVNGEIIGDVHSSELLELQPKARITGNVYYKALEMHGGALVSGKLSHDQAEEAPVLKLAASSEA from the coding sequence ATGTTTACACGCAAGACCAAAAGCACGATCGACAGCCTGATTGGCATGTCAACATCCATCAAGGGCGACGTCGGTTTCAAGGGCGGCCTGCGCATCGATGGCCACATCAACGGCAATATCAACGCCGAGACCGGACAGCCCAGCGTGCTGGTCATTTCCGAGCATGCCAAGGTGGTCGGCCAGGTGCATGCGGCGCACCTGATCGTCAACGGCGAGATCATCGGCGATGTCCATTCCAGCGAACTGCTGGAGCTGCAACCCAAGGCTCGCATTACCGGGAATGTCTATTACAAGGCGCTGGAGATGCATGGCGGCGCGCTGGTGTCGGGCAAGCTCAGTCATGACCAGGCCGAAGAGGCTCCGGTACTGAAGCTGGCTGCATCGTCGGAAGCATGA
- a CDS encoding chemotaxis protein CheA, which yields MQPLLKILRQQGSSWRARVDSGLVCPAPPLYLRTLTAVRDCTRSAGAADLEACASAILRVLECAQPPGQGLDIPALDIIERAVAALAQRGSNRVALEELAALSQPPRMRSSPAARDTAPAPWLAPREQQWEGLQDELDQALLPVFLEEAQELMSSIGEGLEALRQGVADAELAGLARPLHTLKGSARMVGARRLSHCLHQMETALRGVQTGIEGVHDRSSATLAALETLLGLHDLALDHFAALTQAALLLSADGGARAPVLPAPLIRIRTTVLDKLLNQVGEVSIARSRLDNEVGSLQSESKALGEQLMRLSGELRQWLRQSGTQAQDGGDAAAAMQALAHSLAARLEQASLHQRRLQEGVSSTREGLRQQAAHTRELQQELMYARMVKFNSMEVRMQHLVRQVAAETGKPLALDLSNCRLQIDRAILERLMGPLEHLLRNAAVHGIESAEQRLAEGKPAVGRLTVQATHEGNEAVIRVSDDGRGLDLEAIRQKALELGAAGLAEASQARLADLIFQPGLSTSPQVSALAGRGIGMDVVRSEVAALGGWMRVHSQPGQGVQFTLYLPLSLAVQHVCLLRHGQQHFAIPSMLVDSIVQLRGPQARQALAERSLEHQGSRLALHPWHCLLDEAPEPAGEGSDSAYVLLIKRDDGLMAVLADHVSGNREVVVKPVGPQLATLAGVVGATVLGDGQIVLIINPLLLAGAGRTDGMAVAPGVQ from the coding sequence TTGCAGCCCCTGCTGAAGATCCTGCGCCAGCAGGGCAGCAGTTGGCGCGCCCGGGTCGACAGCGGCCTGGTCTGTCCCGCGCCACCGCTGTACCTGCGCACGCTCACCGCAGTGCGCGACTGCACCCGCAGCGCCGGCGCGGCCGACCTGGAAGCCTGCGCCAGCGCCATCCTGCGCGTGCTGGAGTGTGCGCAACCGCCCGGCCAGGGGCTCGACATCCCGGCGCTGGACATCATCGAGCGTGCCGTCGCTGCACTAGCCCAGCGCGGCAGCAACCGGGTGGCGCTGGAAGAGCTGGCCGCGCTATCGCAGCCGCCGCGCATGCGCAGCTCGCCCGCCGCCCGCGATACCGCGCCTGCGCCCTGGCTGGCGCCGCGTGAGCAACAATGGGAGGGGTTGCAGGACGAGCTCGACCAGGCGCTGCTGCCGGTCTTCCTGGAAGAGGCGCAGGAACTGATGAGCAGCATCGGCGAGGGTCTGGAGGCCTTGCGCCAGGGCGTGGCCGATGCCGAACTGGCCGGGCTGGCGCGGCCGCTGCATACGCTCAAGGGCAGCGCACGCATGGTCGGGGCGCGGCGTCTGAGCCATTGCCTGCACCAGATGGAAACGGCGCTGCGCGGCGTGCAGACCGGCATCGAAGGTGTTCACGATCGCAGCAGCGCAACGCTGGCCGCACTGGAAACGCTGCTGGGGCTGCACGACCTTGCACTGGACCATTTCGCCGCACTCACCCAGGCCGCCCTGCTGCTTTCGGCCGATGGCGGCGCGCGTGCACCGGTGCTGCCGGCGCCACTGATCCGCATCCGCACCACGGTGCTGGACAAGCTGCTCAACCAGGTCGGCGAGGTCTCCATCGCACGGTCGCGCCTGGACAATGAGGTCGGCAGCCTGCAATCGGAGAGCAAGGCGCTGGGCGAGCAGCTCATGCGGCTGTCTGGAGAGCTGCGCCAATGGCTGCGTCAGAGCGGGACGCAGGCGCAGGATGGCGGCGACGCCGCGGCCGCCATGCAGGCGCTGGCGCACAGCCTTGCGGCCCGCCTGGAGCAGGCCAGCCTGCACCAGCGGCGGCTGCAGGAAGGCGTCAGCAGCACCCGCGAGGGCTTGCGCCAGCAGGCCGCGCATACGCGCGAGCTGCAGCAGGAGCTGATGTATGCGCGCATGGTCAAGTTCAACAGCATGGAAGTGCGCATGCAGCACCTGGTGCGCCAGGTCGCCGCCGAGACCGGCAAGCCGCTGGCGCTGGACCTGTCCAACTGCCGCCTGCAGATCGACCGCGCCATCCTGGAGCGGCTGATGGGGCCGCTCGAGCATCTCTTGCGCAACGCCGCCGTGCATGGCATCGAGAGCGCCGAGCAGCGGCTGGCCGAGGGCAAGCCTGCCGTGGGGCGCTTGACCGTACAGGCCACCCACGAAGGCAATGAGGCCGTCATCCGCGTCAGCGACGACGGGCGCGGACTGGATCTGGAAGCAATCCGGCAGAAGGCCCTGGAACTGGGCGCCGCCGGCCTGGCCGAGGCCAGCCAGGCGCGCCTGGCCGATCTGATCTTCCAGCCCGGCCTGAGCACCTCGCCGCAGGTCTCGGCACTGGCCGGTCGCGGCATCGGCATGGATGTGGTGCGTTCGGAAGTGGCCGCGCTGGGCGGCTGGATGCGGGTGCATTCGCAGCCCGGGCAGGGCGTGCAGTTCACGCTGTATCTGCCGCTGTCGCTGGCGGTCCAGCATGTCTGCCTGCTGCGCCATGGGCAGCAGCATTTCGCCATTCCTTCCATGCTGGTCGACAGCATCGTGCAACTGCGCGGCCCGCAGGCCCGCCAGGCGCTGGCGGAACGATCACTGGAGCATCAGGGCTCCCGGCTAGCCCTGCATCCCTGGCATTGCCTGCTGGATGAAGCCCCCGAGCCCGCCGGGGAGGGCAGCGATTCGGCCTATGTCCTGCTCATCAAGCGCGATGATGGACTCATGGCCGTGCTGGCCGACCATGTCAGCGGCAATCGCGAAGTGGTGGTCAAGCCGGTCGGTCCGCAACTGGCCACCCTGGCCGGCGTGGTCGGCGCGACCGTGCTCGGCGATGGCCAGATCGTGCTGATCATCAATCCGCTCTTGCTGGCCGGCGCTGGCCGCACCGATGGCATGGCGGTTGCGCCGGGCGTACAATAG
- the thiD gene encoding bifunctional hydroxymethylpyrimidine kinase/phosphomethylpyrimidine kinase yields MQNQTPPLILSFGAADPVGATGVQADLATYAAMGCHGLSVITSLLIGDTARVEDVQVVEVDWVADQARVILEDMAVAAFKVGNVGSIENISVIAEIVSDYPDVPLILDPFTSALANQEDEDDRLIAIRELLIPQATLMVASAGELARLAETWREPVPGDALMLDAMRIIEMGCEYLLVTNTQTDLQEIANSLFDESGLVRQDAWQRLPGSFVGAGTTLSAAMAAMLANGLEVPLAAAEAQEFTLAALANAQRIGMGKLVPDRYFWARESEDPTDLDAPPSLN; encoded by the coding sequence GTGCAAAACCAAACTCCTCCCCTCATTCTGAGCTTCGGCGCTGCCGACCCGGTCGGCGCCACCGGCGTGCAGGCTGACCTTGCCACCTATGCCGCCATGGGGTGCCATGGGCTGTCGGTGATCACGTCCCTGCTCATCGGTGATACCGCCCGCGTCGAAGACGTGCAGGTGGTCGAAGTGGACTGGGTCGCCGACCAGGCCCGCGTCATCCTGGAAGACATGGCGGTGGCGGCCTTCAAGGTCGGCAACGTGGGCAGCATCGAGAACATCTCGGTGATCGCCGAGATCGTCTCCGACTACCCGGACGTGCCGCTGATCCTGGATCCCTTCACCAGCGCCCTGGCCAACCAGGAAGACGAGGACGACCGCCTCATCGCCATCCGCGAGCTGCTCATCCCCCAGGCCACCCTGATGGTGGCGTCAGCCGGCGAACTGGCGCGCCTGGCCGAGACCTGGCGCGAGCCGGTGCCGGGCGATGCGCTCATGCTCGACGCCATGCGCATCATCGAGATGGGCTGCGAGTACCTGCTGGTGACCAACACCCAGACCGACCTGCAGGAAATCGCCAATTCCCTCTTCGACGAGTCCGGCCTGGTGCGCCAGGACGCCTGGCAACGCCTGCCGGGCTCCTTCGTGGGCGCGGGCACGACGCTGTCGGCCGCCATGGCGGCGATGCTGGCCAATGGGCTGGAAGTACCGCTGGCGGCGGCCGAAGCGCAGGAATTCACGCTCGCCGCGCTGGCCAATGCCCAGCGCATCGGCATGGGCAAGCTGGTGCCCGACCGCTATTTCTGGGCGCGCGAATCCGAAGATCCCACCGATCTGGACGCGCCCCCTTCCCTCAACTGA
- a CDS encoding DUF6776 family protein, translating into MTISAPKMTIKRHLPWPLMALLWAVVVAVGAAAAVWTYQLGRNHLPGLQLQGDASEQVEQLSEQVKKLSAENERLQSASNASQNELKIAQSAQAQLATQVKNLEAEINRQKEDLAFFDSLLPTNLGAPGITIQRFKAEQAAPNQLRYRVLVMQGGGGTQQFAGNLQLSVNIVQGGKSAIINFPESNSTDLARYRLAFKYYQRVEGLLNIPEGASIKSVAVRVLDRGQVRAQQSVDL; encoded by the coding sequence ATGACGATCTCGGCGCCGAAGATGACCATCAAGCGGCATCTGCCCTGGCCGCTGATGGCCTTGCTGTGGGCTGTGGTAGTTGCCGTAGGCGCGGCGGCGGCGGTGTGGACCTACCAGCTGGGCCGCAATCACTTGCCCGGCCTGCAACTGCAGGGCGACGCCAGTGAACAGGTCGAGCAGCTGAGTGAGCAGGTCAAAAAGCTCAGTGCCGAAAATGAACGCTTGCAATCGGCCTCCAATGCGTCGCAGAATGAACTGAAGATTGCCCAGTCGGCCCAGGCCCAGCTGGCTACCCAGGTCAAGAACCTGGAAGCCGAGATCAACCGGCAGAAGGAAGATCTGGCCTTCTTTGACAGCCTGCTGCCCACCAACCTGGGTGCGCCTGGTATCACCATCCAGCGCTTCAAGGCCGAGCAGGCAGCCCCCAACCAGCTGCGTTATCGGGTGCTGGTGATGCAGGGGGGCGGCGGTACGCAGCAATTTGCAGGAAACCTACAACTAAGTGTCAATATTGTGCAGGGCGGCAAGAGTGCTATCATCAACTTTCCGGAAAGTAATTCGACCGACCTCGCGCGTTATCGGCTCGCATTCAAGTATTACCAGAGGGTGGAAGGTTTGCTGAATATTCCTGAAGGGGCGTCCATCAAGTCGGTTGCAGTCCGAGTTCTCGACCGAGGCCAGGTACGTGCCCAGCAGTCGGTAGATCTGTGA
- the argC gene encoding N-acetyl-gamma-glutamyl-phosphate reductase, with translation MIKVGIVGGTGYTGVELLRIFATHPEARVQAVTSRKEDGMPVAEMYPSLRGRVDVAFSSPDKARLTDCDVVFFATPHGVAMAQAPELVAAGVKVIDLAADFRMQDVAAFEKWYKLPHSCTDLLKEAAYGLPELNREAIRKARVVGNPGCYPTTMQLGYAPLLKAGVIDASHLIADCKSGVSGAGRKAELSLLFSEASDNFKAYGVSGHRHSPETIERLSHLTSDKVGLLFTPHLVPMIRGMHSTLYARLTKEIDNAALQALFEDAYKDEPFVDVLPFGAHPETRTTRASNMLRLAVHRPGDGDTVVVLVVQDNLVKGASGQAVQCMNLMFGLDETTGLQQVPVLP, from the coding sequence ATGATCAAGGTAGGTATCGTTGGCGGAACCGGGTATACCGGCGTCGAATTGCTGCGTATTTTCGCTACCCACCCGGAAGCCCGGGTGCAGGCGGTGACCTCGCGCAAGGAAGACGGCATGCCGGTGGCCGAGATGTATCCGTCCCTGCGTGGCCGTGTGGATGTGGCCTTCTCCTCGCCTGACAAGGCCAGGCTGACCGACTGTGACGTGGTCTTCTTCGCCACCCCGCACGGCGTGGCCATGGCGCAGGCGCCTGAGCTGGTGGCAGCGGGCGTGAAGGTGATCGACCTGGCTGCCGATTTCCGCATGCAGGACGTGGCCGCCTTCGAGAAGTGGTACAAGCTGCCGCACAGCTGCACCGATCTGTTGAAGGAAGCCGCCTACGGCCTGCCCGAACTGAACCGCGAAGCCATCCGCAAGGCGCGCGTGGTGGGCAATCCGGGCTGCTACCCGACCACCATGCAACTGGGCTACGCCCCGCTGCTCAAGGCCGGCGTGATCGACGCCTCGCACCTGATCGCCGACTGCAAGTCGGGCGTCTCCGGGGCGGGCCGCAAGGCCGAGCTGAGCCTGCTGTTCTCGGAAGCTTCTGATAACTTCAAGGCCTACGGCGTTTCCGGCCACCGTCATTCGCCCGAAACCATCGAGCGCCTGTCGCACCTGACCAGCGACAAGGTCGGCCTGCTGTTCACGCCGCACCTGGTGCCGATGATCCGTGGCATGCATTCCACCCTGTACGCGCGCCTGACCAAGGAGATCGACAACGCCGCCCTGCAGGCGCTGTTCGAAGACGCCTACAAGGACGAACCCTTCGTCGACGTGCTGCCCTTCGGCGCGCACCCCGAGACCCGCACCACGCGTGCCTCCAACATGCTGCGCCTGGCCGTGCATCGTCCTGGCGACGGCGATACCGTGGTGGTGCTGGTGGTCCAGGACAATCTGGTCAAGGGCGCTTCCGGCCAGGCCGTGCAGTGCATGAACCTGATGTTCGGGCTGGATGAGACCACTGGCTTGCAGCAAGTCCCGGTTCTGCCGTGA
- a CDS encoding ZIP family metal transporter: protein MLATTLAGAVSITAAAVFSFALLSKMVERLVSLSVGIMLSTSLLHALPEAFESQAEPHTLFAVLLGGLLAFFLLEKTAILRHSHHHEDDGHGHHHGHDKKEAGKAGWMILVGDGLHNFTDGILIAAAFLADPHLGLVTGLAIIAHEIPQEIGDFIVLLNAGFSRTRAYVYNLICSLMAVAGGVLGYFMLERGMQWIPFVLVFASSGFIYIAVSDLMPQMQRRATLRETIPQVILIAAGVLIVLALTHQAHAH, encoded by the coding sequence CTGCTGGCCACGACCCTGGCCGGCGCGGTCAGCATCACCGCGGCTGCGGTGTTTTCGTTCGCCCTGTTGTCGAAGATGGTGGAGCGCCTGGTCAGCCTGTCGGTGGGCATCATGCTGTCCACCTCGCTGCTGCATGCGCTGCCTGAAGCCTTCGAGTCCCAGGCCGAGCCCCATACCCTGTTTGCGGTGCTGCTGGGCGGCCTGCTGGCCTTCTTCCTGCTGGAAAAGACCGCCATCCTGCGCCACTCCCACCATCACGAAGATGACGGCCACGGCCATCATCACGGTCATGACAAGAAAGAAGCCGGCAAGGCCGGCTGGATGATCCTGGTGGGCGACGGCCTGCACAATTTCACCGATGGCATCCTCATCGCCGCTGCCTTCCTGGCCGATCCGCACCTGGGCCTGGTGACCGGCCTGGCCATCATCGCCCACGAGATCCCGCAGGAGATCGGCGACTTCATCGTGTTGCTCAATGCCGGTTTCTCGCGCACCCGCGCCTATGTCTACAATCTCATCTGCAGCCTCATGGCCGTGGCCGGCGGCGTGCTGGGCTATTTCATGCTGGAGCGCGGGATGCAGTGGATTCCCTTCGTGCTGGTCTTTGCCTCCTCGGGCTTCATCTACATCGCCGTTTCCGATCTGATGCCGCAGATGCAACGCCGCGCCACGCTGCGCGAGACGATTCCCCAGGTGATCCTGATCGCCGCTGGCGTACTGATCGTGC
- a CDS encoding chemotaxis protein CheW, producing MPHTKDFVINTQAAASSPSMRSRENLQSFQASLIERMQACDHESQSSRRLAVAIGAQACLIPLSHTSEIVPLDGQSLTPVPATRPWFLGLLNLRGNLVGIADLAALSGAPAQSTGPGSHALVLAPTLAAQCGLLISAVLGLRDISEMTPISKNDDDRIELPTVNGRYKDKGGTCWDELDLAALAKHEAFLQVGR from the coding sequence ATGCCCCATACCAAGGATTTCGTCATCAACACGCAGGCCGCTGCGTCGTCTCCATCCATGCGGTCCCGCGAAAACCTGCAGAGCTTCCAGGCTTCCCTGATCGAACGCATGCAAGCCTGCGACCATGAGAGCCAGAGCTCGCGCCGTCTGGCCGTGGCCATCGGCGCACAAGCCTGCCTGATCCCCTTGTCGCATACCAGTGAAATCGTTCCCCTGGATGGCCAGTCCCTGACCCCGGTGCCGGCCACGCGGCCGTGGTTCCTCGGCCTGCTCAACCTGCGTGGCAACCTGGTCGGTATTGCCGACCTGGCCGCCCTGTCCGGCGCGCCGGCCCAGTCCACCGGCCCGGGCAGTCACGCCCTGGTGCTGGCGCCGACCCTGGCGGCGCAGTGCGGATTGCTGATTTCTGCGGTGCTGGGTTTGCGCGATATCTCAGAAATGACACCAATCTCGAAAAATGACGATGACCGAATCGAATTGCCGACCGTTAACGGGCGTTATAAAGACAAGGGCGGCACCTGTTGGGATGAACTGGATCTGGCGGCACTGGCAAAGCATGAGGCATTTCTGCAAGTGGGGCGCTAG